A single window of Terriglobales bacterium DNA harbors:
- a CDS encoding DUF6496 domain-containing protein, with amino-acid sequence MATRHRSSRKSSSSRSHRSTSRSSSKRSSRGRKYGRKAQQEVRTEMHHMRSGKHPVKNRKQAIAIGLSKARQKGAKVPRKRRSSR; translated from the coding sequence ATGGCAACCAGACATAGATCGTCACGCAAATCAAGTAGTTCACGCTCACACCGGTCAACTTCGCGATCAAGTTCCAAGCGCAGTTCGCGCGGACGCAAGTACGGTCGCAAAGCGCAGCAGGAAGTCCGTACCGAGATGCACCATATGCGGTCCGGGAAACACCCGGTAAAAAACCGCAAGCAGGCCATTGCAATCGGACTTTCAAAAGCTCGACAGAAGGGCGCTAAGGTCCCACGTAAACGCCGTAGCTCAAGATAG